A window from Chryseobacterium vaccae encodes these proteins:
- a CDS encoding vWA domain-containing protein: protein MSWSLGNYWYLLLLLLLPLLASFLIRFLKWKNKRKEVFADAKFHDSLFEKKSGFTKFFPALYLLGTLFLIFSIIDLLKGSEEIKSNQKLNNVIFMLDVSNSMNAEDIDPSRLDEAKNLMINTMKKMKSDRIGIVIFAGEAVSIMPLTTDYGSAETYITAIETNSMKAQGTDFLKGMKAAAEKFGNVSKGSRKVVLMSDGEDNEGNDNAAIRLANKEGISITSVGIGTDEGAPVPEYVYGQLMGYKTDMDGATVISKRQTEALKKMAGSTGGEYIDGNNVNEAPDRIIDALSKKASFSETMVQSQNAVHYYQYFLAVSIFFFFLIYILNPKKDLNV, encoded by the coding sequence TTTTTGATCCGTTTTCTGAAATGGAAAAACAAGAGAAAAGAGGTTTTTGCAGACGCTAAGTTTCATGACAGTTTATTTGAAAAAAAATCTGGATTTACAAAGTTTTTTCCGGCATTATATCTGTTGGGAACCCTTTTTCTGATATTCTCTATTATTGATCTGCTGAAAGGATCGGAAGAAATAAAATCCAATCAGAAGCTTAATAATGTGATCTTTATGCTGGATGTTTCCAACTCTATGAATGCAGAAGATATTGATCCCAGCCGTCTGGATGAAGCCAAAAACCTGATGATCAACACCATGAAAAAAATGAAGAGTGATAGGATAGGGATCGTGATCTTTGCAGGAGAAGCAGTCTCTATTATGCCGCTGACAACAGATTACGGTTCTGCGGAAACTTATATTACCGCGATAGAAACCAATTCGATGAAAGCCCAGGGAACTGATTTTCTGAAAGGAATGAAAGCCGCCGCAGAAAAGTTTGGAAATGTAAGCAAAGGTTCCAGAAAAGTAGTTCTGATGAGTGATGGGGAAGATAATGAAGGAAACGATAATGCAGCCATCAGGCTGGCGAATAAAGAAGGGATCAGCATAACCTCGGTTGGAATAGGTACAGATGAAGGAGCTCCGGTTCCTGAATATGTTTATGGACAGCTGATGGGATATAAAACAGATATGGATGGTGCAACGGTGATCTCCAAAAGACAGACTGAGGCCCTTAAAAAAATGGCTGGATCTACAGGAGGAGAATACATTGACGGAAATAATGTGAATGAAGCACCTGACAGGATCATTGATGCATTAAGCAAAAAGGCTTCATTTTCAGAAACCATGGTTCAGTCACAGAATGCTGTTCATTATTATCAATATTTTCTTGCCGTATCTATTTTCTTTTTCTTTTTAATTTATATATTAAATCCGAAAAAGGATCTGAATGTATAG
- a CDS encoding tetratricopeptide repeat protein, producing MNTKILFLSLIIAFMFPGVLSGQDRYKTLVYEGNQKFNGKDYDGASSKYMEAVKSDEKDFTAHYNLGNALYKSKKYEEAKEEFEKAQKLSQTLPDAAAALHNLGNTYMQMNQPEKAADYYKQSLKQDPYNEATRKNYEIAKLKEKEKQQQEKNKKSNSGKGGGNEPSKSNDQKGDQKDQKQDQGSGQQNEGKSDQGDAQKKKPNEEGKIPKDLENAILDKVNEKEKETARRILNKDSYSMPQSNEKDW from the coding sequence ATGAATACTAAAATCTTATTTTTATCGTTAATTATTGCTTTCATGTTCCCAGGTGTTCTGTCCGGGCAGGATAGATACAAGACTTTAGTATATGAAGGAAACCAGAAATTCAATGGTAAAGACTATGACGGAGCCTCTTCCAAATACATGGAAGCGGTAAAGTCGGATGAAAAAGATTTTACAGCTCATTACAATTTGGGGAACGCATTGTATAAGAGTAAAAAATATGAAGAAGCCAAAGAAGAATTTGAAAAAGCTCAGAAACTTTCTCAAACTCTTCCTGATGCAGCAGCAGCTCTTCATAATCTTGGGAACACTTATATGCAGATGAACCAACCGGAAAAAGCGGCAGATTATTATAAACAGTCTCTGAAGCAGGATCCTTATAATGAAGCAACAAGAAAGAATTATGAAATTGCCAAGCTGAAAGAGAAAGAAAAACAGCAGCAGGAAAAAAATAAAAAGAGCAATTCCGGAAAAGGCGGCGGAAACGAACCTAGTAAAAGCAACGATCAGAAAGGGGATCAGAAAGATCAAAAACAGGATCAGGGAAGCGGACAACAAAATGAAGGGAAAAGCGATCAGGGAGATGCCCAAAAAAAGAAGCCTAATGAAGAAGGCAAAATACCAAAAGATCTGGAAAATGCCATATTAGATAAAGTAAACGAAAAGGAAAAAGAAACCGCCCGAAGAATACTAAATAAAGATTCTTATTCCATGCCTCAGAGCAATGAGAAAGACTGGTGA
- a CDS encoding BatD family protein yields the protein MQHRLIYILFILVSVISYGQVNLSLETDKSEYSGKDIVNLTIILEINGSDIDHQTRFQLPDLSKFTMIGSGSVTNTLVDPATNTVITQKISRIALEPKKKGKIKIGSVLVTLNNKIYKTEPFDINIKDIVDKRSLATNTSGDVYLNMEIEDREVYQDQPTLAVLRVYSKNMDNFRKVKNIRLPQQDNINVHPVSFGKSEIDPSGSGNMASQVLAVFMIFPNEAGYVEVPSVSASVNSYAKKNKIVSNKVKLNVKKLPEGSPEGFKNAVGNFKVSVYNTSKDKIEVDKPVNVVVKVSGEGNLPDMDLPKIITSPDYEFFTPKITSKVVPGSTGMKGEILANYVLIPKKPGAISVKTELFAFFDPESREYIEMGQKSLALNAFSHEQILESRTTVEKVNEYTNTLLETVNTPVLKTTTLKVKEKHKFHWNILLTNIAILVGLFIVYLLFKTWQKKRALVRETVSSKPLGSVAETEKEIKEMLKTDINDYFSYLENLKDNGEYPKFFDTLEEMDIEVRNQYPQVDSKDFMAFLENEKGLSVAEEYRNLMQRIEMEKYSPLKSSEGMEDLLKAVVNLYSKINK from the coding sequence ATGCAGCATAGACTGATCTACATATTATTCATTCTTGTTTCCGTAATTTCTTACGGACAGGTAAACTTATCTTTGGAAACAGATAAAAGTGAGTACAGCGGAAAAGATATCGTAAATCTTACTATTATTCTCGAGATCAATGGAAGCGATATTGATCATCAGACCCGTTTTCAGCTTCCTGACCTTTCAAAATTTACGATGATCGGAAGCGGATCGGTAACCAATACCCTGGTTGATCCCGCTACCAATACCGTTATTACCCAGAAAATATCCAGAATCGCCCTTGAACCGAAGAAAAAAGGTAAAATCAAGATTGGTTCTGTATTGGTAACCCTCAATAATAAAATCTATAAAACAGAACCTTTTGACATCAATATCAAGGATATTGTTGATAAAAGATCTCTGGCTACCAATACTTCCGGTGATGTGTATCTGAATATGGAGATTGAAGACCGGGAGGTCTACCAGGATCAGCCTACCTTGGCTGTTCTGAGGGTGTATTCCAAAAATATGGATAACTTCAGGAAGGTGAAGAATATCCGCCTTCCTCAACAGGATAATATCAATGTACATCCTGTAAGCTTTGGGAAATCAGAAATTGACCCGTCCGGCTCCGGGAATATGGCTTCCCAGGTTCTGGCCGTATTTATGATATTCCCCAATGAAGCCGGTTATGTGGAAGTTCCATCGGTATCAGCTTCGGTGAATTCCTATGCAAAAAAGAATAAAATTGTTTCCAATAAAGTAAAATTGAATGTAAAGAAGCTTCCTGAGGGTTCACCTGAAGGTTTTAAAAATGCAGTAGGAAACTTTAAGGTAAGTGTTTACAATACTTCGAAAGATAAAATTGAAGTTGATAAACCTGTAAACGTTGTGGTGAAAGTTTCGGGAGAAGGAAATCTTCCGGATATGGATCTGCCTAAAATAATAACGTCTCCGGATTATGAATTCTTTACTCCTAAAATCACGTCTAAAGTGGTTCCCGGGTCTACAGGAATGAAAGGTGAGATTTTGGCAAATTATGTACTAATTCCTAAAAAACCGGGAGCAATTTCTGTAAAAACAGAACTCTTTGCCTTCTTTGATCCTGAGAGCCGTGAATACATAGAGATGGGGCAAAAATCTCTGGCACTTAACGCTTTTTCCCATGAGCAGATATTGGAATCACGTACTACCGTTGAAAAAGTAAATGAATATACCAATACCCTTCTGGAAACAGTGAATACTCCTGTATTAAAAACTACAACCCTTAAAGTTAAGGAAAAGCATAAATTTCACTGGAATATTCTTTTAACTAATATCGCGATTCTTGTAGGATTATTTATTGTCTATCTTTTGTTTAAGACTTGGCAAAAAAAACGCGCGTTAGTTAGAGAAACAGTATCTTCAAAACCTCTTGGTTCTGTGGCAGAAACAGAAAAAGAGATCAAAGAAATGCTGAAAACAGACATCAATGATTATTTCAGCTATCTGGAAAATCTTAAAGATAACGGAGAATATCCGAAATTCTTTGATACCCTTGAAGAAATGGATATAGAAGTAAGAAATCAGTATCCACAGGTTGATTCTAAAGACTTCATGGCATTTTTAGAGAATGAAAAAGGTTTATCTGTTGCAGAGGAATATAGAAATCTGATGCAAAGAATTGAGATGGAGAAATATTCTCCATTGAAATCATCAGAAGGAATGGAGGATCTTTTAAAAGCAGTTGTTAATTTGTATTCTAAAATTAACAAATAA
- a CDS encoding MarC family protein: MEIFNDFSIKEIFTCFMVLFAVIDIIGSVPIVVSLQQKFGQIEAGKAAITAGAIMIVFLFVGNKILKLIGVDVNSFAIAGAFVIFIIALEMILGIEINKTTEAKAASIVPIAFPLVAGAGTLTTTLSLRAEFHDINIILGIVLNTIFVYLVLKSAKWLENKMGEATLSILQKVFGIILLAISIKLFTANFAQLVQNYINF, encoded by the coding sequence ATGGAAATATTTAATGATTTTTCTATTAAAGAAATCTTTACCTGCTTTATGGTTCTTTTTGCCGTGATTGACATTATCGGCTCTGTTCCTATCGTGGTAAGCCTTCAGCAGAAGTTCGGTCAGATTGAAGCAGGAAAGGCCGCTATTACAGCCGGAGCAATTATGATTGTCTTTCTGTTTGTTGGAAATAAGATCCTTAAGCTTATCGGAGTAGATGTAAACTCGTTTGCCATAGCAGGTGCTTTTGTGATTTTTATCATTGCACTGGAAATGATTCTGGGAATTGAAATCAATAAAACGACAGAGGCCAAAGCCGCTTCCATCGTTCCTATCGCGTTTCCATTGGTAGCAGGGGCAGGAACACTAACGACAACTTTATCCCTCAGAGCTGAATTTCATGATATTAATATCATTTTAGGAATCGTTCTCAATACAATTTTCGTATATTTGGTGCTGAAATCAGCAAAGTGGCTGGAGAACAAAATGGGAGAGGCAACATTGTCTATTCTTCAGAAAGTTTTCGGAATCATCCTTTTGGCTATTTCAATAAAATTATTCACCGCAAACTTTGCCCAATTAGTGCAGAATTATATTAATTTTTAA
- a CDS encoding chorismate-binding protein codes for MIYFKFPFDEKLYSTDPQQDTESISFYSFDRLRQIDFKGNIIEASEEFSQAVITSDDLLKDESHFHAEIKDEYLQTLHSVIEVIKEEQLPKLVYSRRKIFRNFSRIDLKKSFNNLCTSYPNAFRYIFNDGEHAWMGAFSEVLGKFNKTTCEFETMSLAGTLPVSEAWSEKEIEEQKPVTSYIRNVLENYAKNIEISDTYDHISGNIKHLRTDFKALIKPEELDFIITELHPTPAVCGIPKEVCKRNIQKFEKFPRELYAGFIRIETEESIMYFVNLRCARLYQDSVHVFVGGGITAQSNPEKEWKETELKSEAILKNLVTI; via the coding sequence ATGATTTATTTCAAATTTCCTTTCGACGAAAAATTATATTCAACCGACCCTCAGCAAGACACAGAATCCATAAGTTTTTATTCTTTTGACAGGTTGAGGCAGATTGATTTTAAAGGAAACATCATTGAGGCTTCAGAAGAGTTTTCACAAGCCGTAATTACCAGTGATGACCTGTTGAAAGATGAAAGTCATTTTCATGCAGAGATAAAAGATGAATATCTGCAGACTTTGCACAGTGTCATTGAAGTTATTAAAGAAGAGCAGCTTCCCAAACTCGTTTATTCCAGAAGGAAGATCTTCAGAAATTTTAGCAGAATTGATCTTAAAAAGAGTTTTAACAACTTATGTACTTCTTATCCGAATGCATTCCGGTATATTTTTAATGACGGAGAACATGCATGGATGGGAGCTTTCTCCGAAGTCCTTGGAAAATTTAATAAAACAACCTGTGAATTTGAGACCATGAGCCTTGCCGGAACGCTTCCTGTATCTGAAGCGTGGTCAGAAAAAGAAATTGAAGAGCAGAAACCTGTTACCTCATACATCCGGAATGTCCTTGAAAATTATGCTAAAAATATTGAGATCTCAGATACCTATGATCATATTTCGGGAAACATTAAGCATCTTCGTACAGATTTTAAGGCCCTAATAAAACCGGAGGAACTTGATTTTATTATTACAGAACTCCATCCTACTCCTGCAGTCTGTGGAATTCCAAAAGAGGTATGCAAAAGAAATATTCAGAAGTTTGAAAAATTTCCACGCGAACTGTATGCCGGATTTATAAGAATTGAAACGGAAGAAAGTATTATGTACTTCGTGAATCTGCGATGTGCAAGGCTTTATCAGGATTCTGTACATGTATTTGTAGGCGGCGGAATTACCGCACAAAGCAACCCGGAAAAAGAATGGAAAGAGACAGAACTGAAATCTGAAGCTATTCTCAAAAACCTAGTAACTATTTAA
- a CDS encoding outer membrane beta-barrel protein yields MLKDKLSFCIPLQKIAVLLIFFILYPLNAQRKKKDTVYVYEKVIVRDTIYLEKALKIQPKGLSLNLPEITMPQPEEFFSFKDEVKGITFSFSKRTEFGIEAGTGIKRSSWAIDSSGKKTQSGFNAGIWASKPIYKRFSLLLSAHLYYWNSTFNLDGTKEDTWLSGYYFTKDHQPLLFQRFNNKHLEYAAQLKILYEWKNIRPFIGFLANRNSYKMQFLVPENNVLNKPDDFKSNQINFGYTLGLQYRIMKKFLVSLEYQEYKMRNISLKNSSFNFDIFKTNNTFAERKINLGISYSVSGW; encoded by the coding sequence ATGTTGAAAGATAAATTAAGTTTCTGTATTCCTCTGCAAAAAATAGCAGTCCTGCTCATTTTTTTCATCCTATATCCGTTGAATGCCCAACGGAAAAAGAAAGATACGGTATATGTATATGAGAAAGTCATTGTACGTGATACGATTTATTTAGAAAAAGCTTTAAAAATACAGCCCAAAGGACTTTCTTTGAATCTGCCGGAAATTACAATGCCCCAGCCAGAGGAATTCTTTTCTTTCAAAGATGAGGTAAAAGGAATTACCTTCTCTTTCTCCAAAAGAACAGAATTTGGAATTGAAGCAGGCACAGGGATAAAAAGAAGCTCCTGGGCCATAGATTCTTCCGGAAAGAAAACGCAATCCGGATTCAATGCCGGAATATGGGCTTCAAAACCAATATATAAAAGATTTTCATTACTCCTTTCTGCCCATCTGTATTACTGGAATTCTACTTTTAATCTCGATGGTACTAAAGAAGATACCTGGCTGAGCGGCTATTATTTTACAAAAGACCATCAGCCTCTGCTTTTTCAAAGATTCAACAATAAACATCTTGAATATGCTGCCCAGCTTAAAATCCTTTATGAATGGAAAAACATCCGCCCGTTCATCGGATTTCTGGCCAACCGGAACAGCTATAAAATGCAGTTTCTGGTTCCTGAAAACAATGTGCTTAATAAACCCGATGATTTTAAGAGTAATCAGATCAATTTTGGATATACACTAGGACTGCAATACCGGATCATGAAAAAATTTCTTGTTTCTTTGGAATACCAAGAATATAAGATGAGGAATATTTCGTTAAAAAACAGCTCGTTTAATTTTGACATTTTTAAGACTAATAATACCTTTGCTGAAAGGAAAATCAACCTCGGAATTTCCTATTCTGTTTCCGGGTGGTGA
- a CDS encoding RNA polymerase sigma factor, giving the protein MYNSSDWQKIYSTYSPKLLGICRRYIQDLSTAEDILQDSFIAAMQKKHQLKDEKAIFAWLKKIIVNNALQYLRKNSKETFIAEELSEIPEISFAMNNTIEEKSHILAYDFTREELLASIDSLSSHHKSVFNLYCIENYSHSEISHMLGIPVNTSKSHLLRAKKSIQNYLLNTILKPGTPKSKKKLTQLLIFLGFGGLLWAQTFRNSFTGFSVSPSQPFTVPDNINIQNLSFTSHSNNQWKIKIIAASAVLMVLSYILFFRPQKNNFSNSSIVTENNTESITDKKEIKAVSLNKSVTGFSGQEYSENGEQTKSNQILEKKEMPVEKANTIKSKEPRLSTKDSAQEKVIVVKKIIQRDTIYVER; this is encoded by the coding sequence ATGTATAACAGCAGTGACTGGCAAAAAATCTACAGCACATATTCCCCAAAACTTTTGGGGATTTGCCGTAGGTATATACAGGATCTTTCTACCGCAGAAGATATCCTTCAGGACAGCTTTATCGCTGCAATGCAGAAAAAACATCAGCTTAAAGATGAGAAAGCAATCTTTGCCTGGTTAAAGAAAATTATTGTTAATAATGCCTTACAATACCTCCGGAAAAACAGCAAAGAAACTTTCATTGCTGAAGAGCTTTCAGAAATTCCCGAAATATCTTTTGCCATGAACAACACTATTGAAGAAAAATCTCATATTCTTGCTTATGATTTTACGCGTGAAGAGCTTCTGGCTTCTATTGACAGTCTTTCTTCTCATCATAAATCAGTTTTTAATTTATACTGTATTGAAAATTATTCCCATTCAGAAATTTCACACATGCTGGGAATTCCTGTTAATACTTCAAAATCTCACCTTTTAAGAGCCAAAAAATCAATACAAAATTATCTTCTCAATACTATCCTAAAACCCGGCACTCCCAAAAGCAAAAAAAAGCTCACCCAGCTGCTTATTTTCCTTGGTTTTGGCGGATTGCTCTGGGCACAGACTTTCAGAAATAGTTTTACCGGCTTTTCGGTATCACCTTCTCAACCGTTTACCGTTCCTGATAATATAAATATTCAAAATCTCAGTTTTACTTCCCATTCAAACAATCAATGGAAAATAAAAATCATTGCTGCTTCTGCTGTACTTATGGTCTTAAGTTATATTCTGTTTTTCCGTCCTCAGAAAAATAATTTCTCCAACAGTAGTATTGTTACTGAAAACAATACAGAATCTATAACAGACAAAAAAGAGATTAAAGCAGTAAGTCTGAATAAATCCGTTACAGGATTTTCTGGTCAGGAATATTCAGAAAACGGAGAACAGACGAAGTCTAATCAAATATTAGAAAAAAAAGAAATGCCTGTTGAAAAAGCCAATACAATCAAATCAAAAGAACCCAGATTGAGTACAAAAGATTCTGCACAGGAAAAGGTCATTGTTGTAAAAAAAATCATTCAGAGAGATACTATATATGTTGAAAGATAA
- a CDS encoding PaaI family thioesterase has translation MYTKDKTKEEILAFLNSWGGEVTLAKNVEIKFIDIDLENETLTATMPVQPKVHQPFGILHGGASCVLAETMGSSLSNLFIDGEKYYGVGTNINSNHLRSKKDGMVTAVARFIRKGKTMHVSEIEIRDEKGTLINHTTMTNNIINR, from the coding sequence ATGTATACTAAAGATAAAACGAAAGAAGAGATATTAGCATTTCTAAACAGCTGGGGCGGAGAAGTTACTTTAGCCAAAAATGTGGAAATAAAATTCATTGATATTGATCTGGAAAATGAAACCCTTACAGCCACGATGCCTGTTCAGCCAAAAGTTCATCAGCCATTTGGAATTTTGCATGGAGGCGCAAGCTGTGTTCTGGCAGAAACAATGGGGTCAAGCCTGTCTAATCTTTTCATTGACGGTGAAAAATATTATGGTGTAGGTACCAATATCAATTCCAATCATTTAAGAAGTAAAAAAGACGGAATGGTAACAGCTGTAGCCAGATTCATCAGAAAAGGAAAAACCATGCATGTCTCTGAAATTGAGATCCGTGATGAAAAAGGAACACTCATCAATCATACCACGATGACCAACAATATTATCAACAGATAA
- a CDS encoding 1-acyl-sn-glycerol-3-phosphate acyltransferase — MKKLIGKLMLKILGWKVVLQGDVNSLNRCILVVAPHTHNMEYLLGNLAYWSLEKPLKIIIKDAHTKAWYGSVVKGLGGIGIDRSQKNDLVNFVAKQFEKEDFSLVITPEGTRSWVPKWRKGFYHMALAAKVPIVLAAGDFKRNIVYLGYTIPYERIASVPFAEIMQEIQDYYVKNDIVPKIQANWNPDIMGSGQEETKS, encoded by the coding sequence ATGAAAAAACTGATAGGTAAATTAATGCTTAAGATCCTGGGCTGGAAAGTTGTCCTTCAGGGCGATGTCAACAGTCTGAACAGATGTATTCTGGTAGTGGCTCCCCACACCCATAATATGGAATATCTGCTGGGAAATCTTGCCTATTGGTCTTTAGAAAAACCGTTGAAAATCATCATTAAAGACGCTCACACCAAAGCATGGTACGGAAGTGTCGTAAAAGGATTGGGCGGAATCGGGATCGACAGAAGTCAGAAAAATGACCTCGTCAATTTCGTTGCCAAACAATTTGAAAAAGAAGATTTCAGTCTTGTCATTACCCCTGAAGGCACCCGAAGCTGGGTTCCGAAATGGAGAAAAGGATTCTACCACATGGCGTTAGCTGCTAAAGTTCCTATTGTTTTGGCTGCCGGCGACTTTAAAAGAAATATTGTCTATTTGGGGTACACCATTCCTTACGAAAGAATAGCCTCTGTTCCTTTTGCAGAGATTATGCAGGAGATTCAGGATTATTACGTTAAAAATGACATTGTACCGAAAATACAGGCCAACTGGAATCCTGATATTATGGGAAGCGGGCAGGAAGAAACTAAAAGTTAG
- a CDS encoding PspC domain-containing protein, producing the protein MNKTLSIGLAGFSFTIEEHAYIKLSDYLNALRSSLDASEADEVMHDIEIRMVEIFRDSLGKREVINDTDVEKVIAQIGSPEKIEEQEEAYYSEKSTKKTYQSGTEYTDKKQLFRDPERQKIAGVCAGLAHYVGMDITAMRAIWLGIFVLGIFTAAISSSLIGLLYVILWIVLPKAETAADFLKMKGKPMNFDNLKNESNKLVQFANESTQRVGEMYNETKPYINNAGSGIWNVLKYIVGGIFVLMAVSSIIGIFVVFGLFGTGADFPGANKMEFYMGENGLDKILVAIMVLGSLIPAIIFSLLSIKIFSPKTKLRNIGWVLGGIFLLLLGLGSYFGVSMAKKNLIYKGSKEDTENIAINTTSDTLYVDVKQVSIPQSFKAYDDDIYSDKRTVYEEDYIYVEVTRKPDIKTPYLIIKKEGSGYNVPVQVTVPVEVVDNKIILPNYIKYPYEHRFRNYRVNYELVIPQNAVVIPVKNDRIDFDGDLNGDGINDDDQDKDEHGKIRIEKNKISVNGSTIEYNSDDKDSVIINGKKVPSSQADQVIDSMKSSIKKMNKDVDIKIKDGKNEISIQTK; encoded by the coding sequence ATGAACAAGACACTCTCAATAGGACTCGCAGGTTTTTCTTTTACCATAGAAGAACACGCATATATAAAGCTAAGCGATTACCTGAATGCACTGAGAAGCTCACTGGATGCTTCAGAAGCGGATGAGGTAATGCATGACATAGAAATCAGAATGGTGGAAATTTTCAGAGATTCTCTTGGAAAACGTGAAGTGATCAACGATACCGATGTAGAAAAGGTAATCGCACAGATCGGGAGCCCAGAAAAAATTGAAGAGCAGGAAGAAGCTTACTATTCTGAAAAGAGCACCAAAAAAACCTATCAGTCAGGAACTGAATATACTGATAAAAAGCAGTTATTCCGTGATCCTGAAAGACAAAAGATTGCAGGAGTTTGCGCAGGTCTTGCCCACTATGTAGGAATGGACATTACGGCAATGAGAGCTATCTGGTTAGGAATCTTTGTACTGGGGATCTTTACAGCAGCCATCTCTTCTTCTCTGATCGGACTTCTTTATGTTATTCTTTGGATTGTACTTCCAAAAGCTGAAACAGCAGCAGATTTCCTGAAAATGAAGGGAAAGCCTATGAACTTCGACAATCTTAAGAATGAGTCTAATAAATTGGTACAGTTTGCCAATGAATCTACTCAGAGGGTCGGAGAAATGTACAACGAGACCAAACCTTACATCAACAATGCCGGGAGCGGAATCTGGAATGTACTGAAATATATCGTAGGAGGTATCTTCGTTCTGATGGCGGTAAGCAGCATCATAGGAATCTTCGTAGTCTTCGGACTTTTCGGAACAGGTGCAGATTTCCCTGGAGCCAATAAAATGGAGTTTTACATGGGTGAAAACGGACTTGATAAAATCCTGGTTGCGATCATGGTATTAGGAAGTTTAATCCCGGCCATCATCTTCAGCTTATTAAGCATCAAGATATTTTCTCCAAAAACAAAACTGAGAAATATAGGATGGGTATTGGGAGGTATATTCCTTTTACTTCTGGGACTGGGATCCTATTTCGGAGTAAGCATGGCTAAGAAAAACCTGATCTATAAAGGAAGCAAGGAAGACACTGAAAATATCGCGATCAATACAACATCAGATACTTTATATGTAGATGTAAAACAGGTAAGCATCCCTCAAAGCTTCAAAGCCTATGATGATGATATTTATTCTGACAAGAGAACGGTATATGAAGAAGACTATATCTATGTAGAAGTAACAAGAAAACCGGATATTAAAACACCATACCTGATCATCAAAAAAGAAGGAAGCGGCTATAACGTTCCTGTTCAGGTGACGGTACCTGTAGAAGTAGTGGATAACAAAATAATCCTTCCAAACTACATCAAGTATCCTTACGAGCACAGATTCAGAAATTACAGAGTAAATTATGAATTGGTAATTCCTCAGAATGCAGTAGTGATTCCGGTGAAAAATGACAGAATTGATTTCGATGGAGATCTGAACGGAGACGGTATTAATGATGATGATCAGGACAAAGATGAGCACGGAAAAATCAGAATCGAAAAGAATAAGATCTCTGTGAACGGCTCTACCATTGAATACAATTCCGATGATAAAGACAGCGTCATCATCAACGGAAAAAAAGTTCCAAGCTCTCAGGCTGACCAGGTAATCGATTCTATGAAGTCCAGCATCAAAAAAATGAATAAAGATGTAGACATCAAGATCAAAGACGGAAAAAATGAAATTTCCATACAAACTAAATAA
- a CDS encoding PadR family transcriptional regulator has product MNTENTKAQMRKGILEFCILSLINHREMYVSDLIDELKKGKLDVVEGTLYPLLTRLKNGEFLSYRWEESTGGPPRKYYQITEKGKLFLDELQNTWNELTTSVNHITQKN; this is encoded by the coding sequence ATGAATACCGAAAATACCAAAGCGCAGATGCGAAAAGGAATTCTGGAATTCTGTATTTTAAGTCTCATCAATCACCGCGAAATGTATGTTTCCGACCTTATAGATGAGCTAAAAAAAGGAAAACTGGATGTAGTGGAAGGAACCCTCTACCCTCTCCTTACAAGACTTAAAAATGGTGAGTTCTTATCCTACAGATGGGAAGAATCTACAGGAGGACCGCCAAGAAAATATTATCAGATCACCGAAAAAGGAAAGCTTTTCCTGGATGAACTTCAGAATACATGGAATGAGTTGACCACTTCAGTAAACCATATCACTCAAAAAAATTAA